The Festucalex cinctus isolate MCC-2025b chromosome 16, RoL_Fcin_1.0, whole genome shotgun sequence sequence atatacatatatatatatatatacacacacatatatatatatacacatatatatatatacacacacatatatatatatacacatatatatatatatacacacatatatatacacatatatatatatacacacacatatatatatatacacatatatatatatacacacacatatatatatatacacatatatatatatatacacacatatatatacacatatatatatatacacacacatatatatacacatatatatatatacacacacatatatatacacatatatatatatacacacacacatatatatacacatatatatatacacacacacacacacatatacatatatacatatatatatatatatatatatatatatatacatacacacatatatatatatatatatatatatatatatatacacatatatacatatatatatacacacacatatatatatatatatatatatatatatatatatatatatacacacacacatatatatatatatatatatatatacacacatatatatatatatatatatatatatatatacacacatatatatatatatatatatatatatatatatatatatatacacatatatatatatatatatatatatacacacacatatatatatatatatatatacacacacatatatatatatatatatatatatatatatatatatatatacacacacacacacatatatacatatatacacatatatacatatacacatatatatatatatatatacacatatatatatatacacatatatatatatatatacatatatacacatatatatatatacatatatacacatatatatatatacatatatacacatatatatatatacatatatacacatatatatatatacatatatacacatatatatatatacatatatacacatacatatatatatatatacacacatacatatatacacacacacacatatacatatatacacatatatatatatatatatatatatatatatatacacacacacacatatatacatatatacacatatatacatatacacatatatatatatatatacacatatatatatatatatatatacatatatacacatatatacatatatatatatatatatacatatatacatatatacacatatatatatatatatatacatacatatatacacatatatatatatatacatatatacacatatatatatatatatatatatatacatatatacacatatatatatatatatatatacatatatacacatatatacatatatatatatatatatatatacatatatacacatatatatatatacatatatatatatatatatacatatatacacatatatatatatatatacatatatacacatatatatatatatatatacatatatacacatatatatatatatatatatatacacatatatatacacacatacatatatacacacacacacatacatatacatatatatatatatatatatatatatatatacatatatatacatatatacacatacatatacatatatacatacatatacacatatatatatatacacacacacatacatatattatatatatatatatatttgtttttgttttttaagagcaTCGATGCAAAATAAGAGCTTGAGCACATACCACCAAAAATGAAGATCGTCAGTGATGCACAAACCCAACTTCCCCCTAAAATCCAAAAACACTCAGTTCAGTGCAAAAGAATATTCAATGCTGATagtaatatttttgtaataaaaatttttaataaaaaaaacaaacaaacaaaaaaacatgacttcttgaaaatatactttttttcttagtGTACAAAGATGGCATCCAACTTCtgaaaagtgcatttttcccttcaaaatgtatATCACACCACACTATTCTTGGGTATTTTTTCCAGAGTTGCTGAAATCCACCAAATTACAATACAAAAATGGCTTTGGAAGTGTACTGCTAATTTGTGCTCCTTAAACAGTATCAATATCTGGATCGACCCGCCAACACAATGCTGACCTCAAGCACCATTCAAGAGCAGACACATTCTTATGAGACGCCCGGACACCCATCCCCCATGAAAACACAGGCGCAGGGCGAAAGGGGGTGCAACACACGCCCTGGATAGGAGAGGAGGAATGCATGCGCTGAGAGGAGTTGCATGAGAAGGAAGGTTGGGGGAGCTGATAAGCCTTGTGGGTGGAGAGAAAGTAGAGGGAGGACCGGACCAGACGGCACTGTGAGACTCAATTAGATGAGTTGAGACAAAGAACACTGCTGCTTCCAGGAGAAAATCTGATGAAGAACATAAAGCACAGCAGGCGGACCTTTCCACAGAAAAATCAAGTGAACGCCAAAGAGGAAGCGCAGCAAGCAAGCTGGAGGACCAACAAGAGGTCCATCGGACCCTCACACACAGCTACAACAACGTGAGTGCAGTCCACAACACAACAGTGATCGATTAGTCCAAATCAATATTGTGACTTCTTGCCTGTCACTACACATATAAATTGTTTGTAGTGAATAAAAAGGTGTAGGCCCACCTTAATtcaaatatttgtgtcaaaaCATCTTCACTTTGATGCCAGATGTCATCCCTCaataacctaataaaaatcagaCTGTTGACATCATAACTGGCAACTTCATAAAGTTACTAACCTCCAAGTGAACCACCAAGAGTTCAGATGCTGCTCCCTAAAACATCATAAAGCTGTTTCTTTCCAACAGTTCACCATGAGTACACCTGACGCTCTGGAGAAGGGGGCACACAATCAGGTCCTGGACCTTTCCGAGGAGCTGCCGCCTCAACATCACCCTCACAGCAACCGCCAGTCACTGGCCTCCACTCCTGTGGCGGGAGGGGGCATGGAGACACCCTCGCGTGCGGTGGTGGTGGTGCCCCCACCTTACTCCGCAGGCGAGGGTGAGGCCCAGCTGGAGCTGCGGGGGTCTCTCGACTGCTGGGCCTGCTCTGTGCTGGTGACGGCTCAGAACCTGGTCATCGCTGCCGTCAACGCCTGCCTGGCCGGGCTGGTGTTCGGGAGCGTCCTGACGCCGGCCATCGTGATGGTGGTCTTTGGTTTCCTCTGCCACTCCACGGTAAGTGGGAGGGGGCACTCatctccagacaaaaaaacaaaacaaaaacaaggagtgtaggggtgggaacctcttaCGATGCGATATGACAATatcgcgattatcgatatattggtcaggtaatgaatccacgataaaactactcttTGCATAAACTGATGTATTTTCAATACAAAAacagtttatttttgttacaacacgagagctgtcaaacgattaaattttttaatcagattaatcacatcgtagaattttgattaatcattgacttaaaaaggcttttttccccccaacatattttgcccgctaaatttgaagcgcacctgtgatgtgttcatttttttttccatttaatgtgaggacgtcttcaaaaatgtatatccactgcacacgctcatcctgctttttctaatcaattaattatttgtataattttaaaatggggaaaaaatgacctacggcatatgtaaacatttattaaatgctttactttaatgcatgtagttatgtttattgctcaaactccaacaacttacctttaatgtaaccatccactgtcggctaaaaaggatcatatgcggtcaaaattaatagtgtgattaatctgtggtaatacaatgattaatgctataattttttgtgattaattaattagttaacactttaactttgacagcactaaccaacactgaaacacaatattaaaattggcGTCTTcgtcacagtgagtactttagtgtatttttttttaaacaaatacaaatgtcttaacatagacaactttctgtgaacaaatttgtcttaaacactattgtcatgcaacgaGAATCAGtttgttcattttataaactgacaatttttttgtataacattgcaaaagtaaagaaataaataaaattaaatattaaatccaattaaaataatattcctcagaaattgtgtgcttcaaaaagtcaaaacataaaatatgttttaaaatgtttcaatTGAAGATAGACATTTTTATTCGAAACGTATACAAAACCGAGTCAGTTGCTGAACAGACAAATGTCttgcacaagtaaaagtaagctcatgagtcttcgcCTGAAAACTTCCATACATTTCCCCCGCCACTcgtatgaggcgctccccctagtggcccgccaagtaattgttcaataagtcatgaataaCAGAgcagttatagtggctgtatattaactacaaatatcgtgatacttgcgtaggcgtaattgataatatattgggagacaaagtatcgcgATTTATTGCGAAATCGatgtatcgtcacactcctactgtAGTGGAAATTTGACACATCACAGAGGCAAGAGTTGTTTACAAGTTCAAATTTTTTTCACCAAGTATATAAAATGGCTTAAAGTCTGCATGTGTCGCCGGGAATTTCTGCACCATGACGAGGCGCTCAGCCTGCCAGTCGACTTTCTgaagatagattttttttttaggtgtaagcatacctagctagctaactgcttGTCACAATGAGATAATTTTACAGTGTGTTCATAGAGGAGAAGCTCGGAGTCATGGGATATTCTCATCACAATCTTAAAAGGATTCTTGGGAACAGGAACAGATACGCACAAGACCAGCAGGCCAGTAAGCATTAGTCAAGACAGGCTCAGTATGTGGTCACGGTTCAGTGACTTCTAATACAATGGCCTTTAATGAGTGGATTTTCCTTCTATGCTCGTCTACAATCTCATAATGAGACTTATGTCAGAGCAGCTTAGTGGGGGATTAAGGCAGATGTGGCAAAGAGTGTTGGGAAGGGGTTATCATTAGTGTACCTGGTGGTGACGTTCCCCTCGTTCCTCTCCACCCTTGATACTTGGGATACTTGACTATGAGCCATGTAGCCGCCCCTGGTCCACATgcaaatgagagaaaaaaaaaaaaaaaaaagacaaactcgACTGGTGCAAAACATCTGTCACCATGAAACTAAACAGTCAAACAAAATAGTAAACAAACtagaaaataaacatgaaaatacaGTCAATACAAAACAATGCACAGTGAAAtccaaatgacaaaaaataattcaggACTCCGACACGAATAAACTACTCCTCGCTCCGTTCATCGACGATGCTAATCATACCACGATGTTGAAAATCCAAAACGGAGCCGATAAGCGCGTGCCTGCGTATTCATTCATAAAAGTCTCGATGACGACCCTTCTGTGCGCCACTTGAAAGGTTCACCTGGTCAGCTTACGGGGGAAATTAGTTGTATAAGAAAAGTGAtaaattgcacaaaataaatgaaatacttttgccaaaaaaaaggggtggggcAGTTGCAAGCcatttttcagcagtaaaaagttcatgttTTTTCCAGAATTAAttcgataacttcattatttttcattaataccattaaaataaatttttcccCACTGTCCTGAGGTAATGagtaatcatggctcagtttgctgaccaaacagaaaacaggtgtgctgtgattggtcgttacctacttcctcagcacaggtgatgtcatcttcagtcaacagcaagtgtaaatattagtttttaaaatggtattaattatactgtacataaaaataacaaagttatcaaatt is a genomic window containing:
- the LOC144003868 gene encoding transmembrane protein 88-like, which translates into the protein MSTPDALEKGAHNQVLDLSEELPPQHHPHSNRQSLASTPVAGGGMETPSRAVVVVPPPYSAGEGEAQLELRGSLDCWACSVLVTAQNLVIAAVNACLAGLVFGSVLTPAIVMVVFGFLCHSTVRPNGTSMYCSNLLTDGGCVALLVVGFLLLTPLLVLALAAYCRLARHLQLGLCFIPYSRAVYKNLPAAQHRGLGGCCGGRAGAGGGGKGKVWV